A window from Lactiplantibacillus pentosus encodes these proteins:
- a CDS encoding CRISPR-associated helicase/endonuclease Cas3 yields MAEFSRLAQSLWAKKRSSDGQRLWLPLIVHLKDCENTINWLFNHWLSDGQRQQLAAATSEEDVQKLVKFLGFIHDCGKATPAFQMKPAYNGDNQLDQILIEQLMRSGFKDLDVLNLSSAQRSPHALAGEAILTAYGVDPTIGAIIGGHHGKPESEPPVHQIRDYTANYFQSDNRPELQVEWQQVQRELVEYGLHSAGYQRAAEIPAINQPEAVILTGLLIMADWLASSECFDGDASKPLFPLVNTAQSVENIDVQTRFQRAIMTWRLDDEWVPAPLSQDQDPYQLRWGFHARPVQAAITRALGATTDPGMAIIEAPMGLGKTEIALIAVEQLARMTGRDGVYMGLPTQATTNAMFARVNDWLASVADEQEAHLSIKLMHGKSQFNRTYTALPNASNVNSTDEHHGAVTLNSWFSGKKSILTKFTVGTIDNLLLMGLKQKHLFLRHLGFSGKVVVIDEVHAYDAYMNAYLLRAIEWLGAYHVPIVILSATLPKIKRNQLLKAYLKGKYGRKFHQLLKLAPAGWEDTQAYPLLSVLDGPEIKQVTHFEGQSDQAPLTLAVERTNQDDQDLVATLLAQLDAGGVAGIIVNTVKRAQVLAALIPADVPLMVLHSAFLAPDRAQQEEKLQAAIGKHGQRPAKLVVIGTQVLEQSLDIDFDVLYTDIAPIDLILQRAGRLHRHQTITRPKQFRQPQLKVMGIKDFGDYGDGNEAVYGKYLLMKTDHFLPDKIQLPGDISTLVQRVYDAATDAEVPEIEPAAEKFETNLKAEQQKAGVFQVKAPQLKQGKTLHGWLDRDHTDVVNNQQASAAVRDIQETLEVILVQHTTDGDFLLDGRKLAEVASAEIAQQTLRIPAAITPNITAAITELEDLTRPYHLRWQDDVWLNGALVLPLDQNLTATFNGWQVSYSPQLGLSYSKEE; encoded by the coding sequence ATGGCAGAATTTTCACGATTAGCGCAGAGCTTATGGGCTAAGAAGCGTTCTAGTGACGGACAGCGGCTTTGGTTGCCGCTGATCGTCCACTTAAAAGATTGCGAAAATACGATTAATTGGTTATTCAATCACTGGTTAAGTGATGGTCAGCGTCAACAGCTAGCCGCGGCGACCTCTGAGGAGGATGTACAGAAGCTGGTAAAATTTCTCGGTTTTATCCACGACTGCGGAAAAGCGACACCTGCATTTCAGATGAAGCCAGCATATAACGGTGATAACCAGCTAGATCAGATTCTAATAGAACAGCTCATGCGAAGTGGGTTTAAAGATTTAGATGTCCTTAATTTGTCTTCTGCACAGCGTTCACCCCACGCGCTCGCTGGTGAGGCAATTTTGACGGCGTATGGTGTAGATCCCACGATAGGTGCAATCATTGGCGGTCACCATGGCAAACCCGAAAGCGAGCCGCCGGTTCATCAAATTCGAGACTATACTGCTAATTACTTTCAGAGTGATAATCGACCTGAGTTGCAAGTTGAGTGGCAACAGGTTCAGCGTGAATTGGTGGAATACGGGTTGCACAGTGCCGGTTATCAACGTGCGGCTGAGATTCCTGCCATTAATCAACCAGAAGCCGTAATATTAACGGGATTATTAATCATGGCGGACTGGCTCGCTTCCAGCGAATGTTTCGATGGCGACGCTAGCAAGCCACTTTTTCCATTAGTAAATACCGCGCAGTCAGTAGAAAACATCGATGTACAGACACGGTTTCAACGGGCAATTATGACTTGGCGACTAGACGATGAATGGGTGCCAGCACCACTGAGTCAGGATCAAGATCCGTATCAGTTACGTTGGGGATTTCATGCACGTCCGGTTCAAGCAGCAATCACGCGTGCTTTAGGGGCAACTACTGATCCTGGAATGGCAATTATTGAGGCACCGATGGGATTAGGAAAAACGGAAATTGCTTTGATTGCCGTGGAGCAGTTGGCCAGAATGACAGGGCGTGACGGTGTTTACATGGGTCTGCCAACACAAGCGACCACGAATGCGATGTTTGCACGTGTGAACGACTGGCTGGCGAGTGTTGCGGATGAACAGGAAGCGCATCTCTCAATTAAACTAATGCACGGAAAATCACAGTTTAATCGAACTTATACGGCTTTGCCCAATGCTAGCAACGTTAATTCAACGGATGAACACCATGGTGCCGTGACTTTGAATAGTTGGTTCAGTGGGAAAAAGTCGATTCTGACCAAATTTACAGTCGGGACGATCGATAATTTATTGCTAATGGGATTGAAACAGAAGCATCTCTTTTTACGCCATCTCGGTTTCTCTGGCAAAGTGGTGGTGATTGATGAGGTACACGCTTATGACGCCTATATGAATGCTTATTTACTTCGAGCAATCGAATGGCTGGGCGCTTATCACGTGCCTATTGTCATTTTGTCGGCAACTTTGCCAAAAATAAAACGGAATCAGCTCTTAAAAGCGTATTTAAAAGGTAAGTATGGTCGCAAGTTCCATCAATTGTTAAAATTAGCGCCGGCTGGCTGGGAAGACACGCAGGCTTATCCATTATTGAGTGTGTTGGACGGTCCTGAAATTAAACAGGTCACACATTTTGAAGGACAGAGTGATCAAGCCCCGCTGACGTTAGCTGTCGAGCGTACTAACCAGGATGATCAAGACCTGGTTGCGACGTTGCTGGCGCAGTTGGATGCTGGTGGGGTGGCTGGAATCATTGTCAATACGGTTAAGCGCGCCCAGGTATTAGCAGCTTTGATTCCCGCGGATGTCCCATTGATGGTGTTACACTCTGCATTTTTAGCGCCAGACCGGGCACAACAAGAAGAAAAGTTGCAAGCAGCGATTGGCAAACACGGTCAGCGACCAGCAAAACTAGTCGTGATTGGAACGCAGGTGTTGGAGCAATCCTTGGATATTGATTTTGATGTCTTATACACGGATATCGCGCCAATTGATTTGATCTTACAGCGTGCGGGGCGCCTACACCGGCATCAGACAATTACACGCCCTAAACAATTTCGACAGCCACAGCTCAAAGTGATGGGAATCAAGGATTTTGGTGACTACGGTGATGGCAATGAAGCGGTCTATGGCAAGTATTTACTAATGAAGACGGATCATTTTTTGCCTGATAAGATTCAGCTACCTGGCGATATTTCCACCCTTGTTCAGCGCGTCTATGATGCTGCGACGGATGCGGAAGTCCCAGAAATTGAACCTGCTGCGGAGAAATTTGAGACCAATTTGAAAGCCGAACAACAGAAGGCGGGCGTCTTTCAAGTCAAAGCGCCACAGTTAAAGCAGGGGAAAACGTTGCATGGCTGGTTGGATCGAGATCACACAGACGTGGTAAACAATCAACAGGCGAGCGCAGCGGTTCGTGATATTCAGGAAACATTAGAAGTGATTCTGGTGCAACATACGACGGATGGTGACTTTCTGCTGGATGGTCGTAAGTTGGCCGAGGTTGCTTCTGCCGAAATTGCCCAGCAAACGCTGCGAATACCTGCCGCAATTACGCCAAATATCACGGCGGCCATTACCGAACTAGAAGATTTAACGCGACCCTATCATCTTCGGTGGCAGGATGATGTCTGGCTGAACGGGGCTTTGGTACTACCACTCGACCAGAATCTGACAGCGACATTTAATGG